One uncultured Draconibacterium sp. genomic window, TTAAAGTGAATACCTAAATATTCAGAATGTTATAACAAGATCTCTCCCATTTGCTTTTTAACTTCTTCGGTAATAATCTGTCCGTCGAACAAATTAACAACACGGTGCGCAAATTCCGAGTCGTGCAGCGAGTGTGTTACCATTACAATGGTGGTTCCTTCGCGATTTAGTTCGGTGAGCAGGTTCATTACTTCCAATCCGTTTTTAGAGTCGAGGTTACCTGTTGGCTCATCGGCGAGGATCAATTTAGGGTTGGCAACTACAGCACGGGCAATGGCCACACGCTGTTGCTGACCACCTGAAAGTTGTTGAGGAAAGTGTTTTTTACGATGTGCAATTTTCATACGTTCCAATACTTTTTCAACCATTTCCTTTCTTTCTTTGGCTTTCAGTTTTAAATAGATAAGCGGAAGTTCCACATTTTCGTACACATTTAATTCATCAATAAGATTAAAACTCTGAAATACAAAACCAATGTTTCCCTTACGCAAAAGTGTGCGGTTGCGTTCTTTTAAACCACCTACTTCTTCGCCATCAAAATGATAGGTTCCACCGCTTGGATTATCGAGCAAGCCGATGATATTTAACAAGGTTGATTTTCCACAACCCGACGGTCCCATAATGGCAACAAATTCGCCTTTCTGAATGTGAAGATCCACTTTGTTTAAAGCACTGGTTTCAATCTCTTCAGTGCGGAATACTTTTGTTAATTCTCTCGTCTTTATCATGATATTTTTGTTTTGTTATATAATCAATTAGCTAAGTGCAGAGAGCATGGCGCATGGCAAAAAGAACAAAAATTATATGCCGCTGTAATTTACCTTGCTCAGAGCGCTTTTCACTTCGCGCTATGCGCTCAGTATCTTCTTTCTGAAATTTGTTATTTTTCTACTCAATTTATCCATGTCATCCAGCTTTTTGTTTAGCTCATCTTCTGTAATAAATTTTCTGCGAAAAGCGACATATGTAATGTTGACAGTTTCAAAAACTGAACGTCGGGCAAACTTTAAAAAATTAGCAAAATCCTTGTCAGAAAAAGAGCCTGCACCTTCAGCAATGTTATTAGAAATACTTAATGAAGCAGCCCTTAATTGTTCGGCCGCTCGAAAATGTTTTGCCTGCTCGAGGATTTCTGCTAAATCGTATAGATCATCATTTAACACAATAGCCTCTTTCCAAATATCTAAATCCATAAAACGAAAATGTGCCATATCGAAATATTTTAATTCAAATCAATTTGTTTTAAATTACACAGTTGAATGTTCTACGAATCGCTTAGCGCTTTCCACTTCGCGCTATGCTTTCTACTTGAACACAATTTTGTCGTTATCGCCAAACAGGTCATAACTCGAAGTGATTACTTTTTCACCTCCGCTAAGTCCTTCCAATACTTCGTAATACTGCGGATTTTGTTTTCCAATCCGAATGCTTTGTTTGCTTGCTTCGGTTTCGTTGTCGTTTAACACATATA contains:
- a CDS encoding ABC transporter ATP-binding protein, with the protein product MIKTRELTKVFRTEEIETSALNKVDLHIQKGEFVAIMGPSGCGKSTLLNIIGLLDNPSGGTYHFDGEEVGGLKERNRTLLRKGNIGFVFQSFNLIDELNVYENVELPLIYLKLKAKERKEMVEKVLERMKIAHRKKHFPQQLSGGQQQRVAIARAVVANPKLILADEPTGNLDSKNGLEVMNLLTELNREGTTIVMVTHSLHDSEFAHRVVNLFDGQIITEEVKKQMGEILL
- a CDS encoding four helix bundle protein, which translates into the protein MAHFRFMDLDIWKEAIVLNDDLYDLAEILEQAKHFRAAEQLRAASLSISNNIAEGAGSFSDKDFANFLKFARRSVFETVNITYVAFRRKFITEDELNKKLDDMDKLSRKITNFRKKILSA